CAAGTTTCTGGCTTATTCGGCCTGCCTCATGGCCGAGAACGCCGACAGCACGGCTCTGGTCTGCCACTCCACCACGGGTGCCACAGCAAGATACCTGAGTTCCCGCCGTCCGGCCCAGCCCATCTATGCCATGACCACGGACACGCGGGTCATGCGCTGGATGAATTTTTTCTGGAGCATCATTCCGGTGGAAAGCCCCATTGAGCCGTACAGCCATCAGAAACGGGCGGAGAAGTTCGTGCAGGAAAGCCCCCTGTTCCGGCCGGGTGAAAACGTCGTCATCGCCAGCGGGCAGGCCACGCCGGGCATGGGCACGGTCATGACCAATGAAATCAAGGTCTATTACAAATAAATTTGTCCATCGTGCTGGAGGGAAGGGGGCTCCACCTGAAATGGTGTGGACAGGCCGGATATCTACGGCTGGACTTGGCACATGGAGGGATGCTTCTCAGATTGAGCGGAAAACGTGAGTCTTGCCGCATGGATAATCGTTTTAAATGTTGCTTTCCTGGCACAAAACAGTCAAATATTTTCCCATGGGGTTGAGCTGAAGTGGTCTCTCATATTGACGTATGATGGCAGAGCTTGTAGTTGATTTTTAGCTTATGGCGAGAAGGAGAGTTGCGTCTCCAGTTTTTACTGCGTTTTTAGGTTGACAGTTTTTGCCGGAACCAATTAGAAGCCTTGACAAAGACAGCAGCAGAGTTTGTTTTCTTTCAACTAGGAGGCGGGTTGTGAGAAAACAGTTTCGCGGTGATATTTTCCCGCAAGGGAAGGGCCAGTGGCCCTAAGGGATGGAAATGAGTTTTTTAACCAAATTGTATGGAGGAAGTTTATGTTGAAGAAACTTGTGTTGGTCATGCTGGTGATGCTGTTCATCACGGCAAATGCGTATGCTGCCAAAAATGATGTGCATCCGTTTACGGAAATTCCGCCTATCGTTAAAGGTGCGTGCAGTCAGGCCGGTTCGGTGACTCTGACTTTTGAAAATGCAACAGAAGTGAGTCCTTCCGTTGCGGAAATCATTGGGCGTCTGAGCCCCGGTGTTACCTTGTGCCAGCCCATTGATGTGTATGTGCGCATTGCCGACGGCACAAGCACTGTCGGTGCCCCTAAGACTACCGGCGTGGTGCAGCAGGAGTTCAAGGCCATTGGTGTAGGCGGCAAGGATGTCGTCTTTCGTGTGGTTGGTGCCGTTGGGACGGATGAAATTCGCATTCTGCCTCTGAACGGAACATTGGAGGCTAATAACACGGGCATGAAGATCGTCCTGTTCAACTCCGAAGGTAATTTTACAGACGGCGAGATGCTGGATGCGACCAAAGTCGGTTACAACGCCAGCACTGGTGATTTCTTTAATGCTACGACGGGTGCGGTGCTGGCTGGTGCGCCTCTGAACAATAACGAAGCCCTTCGGGTCATGGGTGTGGACAACTCTTTGTGTGTGCAGACTGCAGCTGACTATGCGGCGCATGAGGTTCGCATTTATCTGGAGTCCGCTCCCAAGGTATACACCTTCTCGCCTGCTGACTCTGTTATTGCCATTGTGGGTACGAAACCCATCTCTGAGGTTCCGCAGAAGAAGGCCCTGACCGCTCCCGTGCCGCTTGCTGGTGATCAGGGCGGTGCCTCTGGCTGCGACAAGTCCTATTATAATGCAACAGGAATGTGCGAGACTTACGATGCTGGTATGTTTGGGCATTATGCGCTGCACTCTGGCTCCGGATTCCAGGCGGGTATTTACCTGTTGGAGATGGAAATCCTGGTGAATGGCGCTGGCGGTGACAAGGGTGCGTACTTCGCAGCACTTCCCCAGGGTATTCAGCTGGCCAAGAACAGGGCGCAGATGATCCAAGCTTACGTGAATACTGCTGCTCTGGGAAGCATTGAGCGGTTTCTGGGTACCGGCGCGACCACTATGGCTGCTCCTGTTCCCGGTTGCGTGCGCGCTGACGACGAAAAGATCACCAAGATCAGGGGCGAAATGGTGCTGACCCCGGCTATGATCGCCGCGATGGAATATCTGCGTTTCGATGTGCCTACGATCGCCGTGCCTGGTCTGGCTGCCGGGGATATCGTGACCCTGAAGGTTACCCTGAAACGCGGCCGCTGCCAGACGGTGTACTCTGGTTCTCGCAACCTCTTTACCATGGTTGATAAGTGCTCCTCGGCTGCTCCGGCGGGTTCGCTCTTCTTCCCCTACTTTGCAGGAACCGCTGACGGTTATTGGAACGGTATGGCTCTGGTCAACTCCGGTGCCGCTGATGCAAATGCCACTCTGACGATTGTGGAAGAGAATGGCAACAAGGGTACTTTGGAGTTGATAGTTCCGGCTGGCGGCATGGTTGTGAAGCTGGTTGAAAATCTGCCTAAAGAGGCCGGTTTTGTTGCTAATCCCGCGAATACCTCTCCCATGGGTGCTGTCCGCTGCTACATCTCTGTGGCTGCAGTGGGTGGCAATTTGAATGGCTTTGCCATGATGGCTGATGGCGCCCAGTCTATGGGTTACACGGTGCCTTAAGTTTGTTTCATAAACGTAACAAAAAGGCGGAGGGGTGACCCTCCGCCTTTTACTTTGGCATTAAGAATAATGACTTTATCTTTATCGCAGTGTTGGACTCTTTATGCATTTCCATAAACATTACATGAACATGAGTAGGTAGTGAGCTGATTTTAAATTTATGCCAAATTATCAGATCTGTCGTGTGCATCTTTTTGGTATTGCTCTTATGAATTTATTTTTTTTCTGAATAAAGAGGACGTCATGAAAAATTTTTTTTTTGCGTAATAATATTTTATCTACAATTATCCTTGGCCCAAGCAGAAGTGTGGACCGTTTGGACACAAGATCCATTAGGAAATGTCCAAAAAACTCAATGGGAGACGAACAAGACTGACTCCATACAAGAAAATAGCGTCGCCTTTTTTCTAAGAGGCCAGGCAGAACCGCTGTATACTGTATATGAGACTACAAAAGAGATTCGGATTGTATTCAACTCGGGTCTGACTCGTCGTTTTGTGCGTGGCCCGTTGGTTGTCGCTGACATCCCGATGCCTTTGATTATGCATATACCTTCGGAGAGCTCCCAGAACCACATCTGCACTGAAGAATATACCGGCGGTATGATTTTTAGAAATTGTATGGACATAATTCGTGCACGTTCTCTGGAGGATGCAAAAAATCTTCCCACACCCCAGGCTGGCCAGATGGTGTTGGTTCTGGATGATTCAGCGGAACTCAGGGCCATAATCGGATCAGGCTTCCGGGCTGAGCGGCAATGACGCTTGTTTGTCGAAAGGAACTGTCGGTTGTTGTCTACACTGCACGGTCATCTGTCTTTCGGGAGTATGAAGATGAAAGTCAGCGTAATGTTTGTTCAGTGTCTTTGTGTGTTCTTTTTTTTCCCGGCGGTGCTTCTGAGTGCCACCGAGAAAGAAGTATATGAAGCGGACATGATCCCGTGGTCCGGATACTGGTGGCCCTCGCGTCTGGGCGGCATGCATACGGGTGTTGGCTACAGGGGGCACCCTACTGTCTTGCAGAAGTTAGAAGGCATCTCTTCTTCCCAGAGCGCGGCCGTTACCAGCTGGTATGTGCAAAATTTTTTCAAGCCTGACGGCGAGGCTTGGTTTGGACTGTGTCATGCTTGGGCACTGGCGGCTGCCCATGAGCCGGAACCGACCAGGGGGGGGTATTTCGTGGAGTCCCCCTGGGGGTTGGGGATAAAAAAGCATTTCTGACCCTGGCCCACACGCATGATGTCACGTACAGGGGAAATGGCTATGACCCGCTTGTTTTTCATCAATGGATTCTCCGTTTTTTGAAGGAGAACAGAAAGCCTTTTGTGGTGAATTTAGGCACTGACAGGGAGGTGTGGTTTTATCCGGCCTATCGGGCTGAGGTAAGTAAGGCCGATTTTACGGATCGGACGGAATTCGACACTCTGCTCTGGTATGCGGCTAACGGGGTTTTCCCTGATTATGTAGGCATACTCCCAGCGGTGACGCGTCAGACTTATACTTTGTATAAAAACAGTGAAGGCCAGTATACGCGGGGAATTTGGACTGGAGACAGTGTTTCGGATTATCCTAGGGCTTTATGGTCGAGTCTGGAGCGTAAAGGTCCTGCCGGGTTTGACATGGAGGCGGTCATCGCTGCCGTGAGGACCGAAACCGATGATCTGTCCACAGGCTTTTTGCGCCCCGGCGCTTTCAGCGCTTTCGCAGAGGGGACCTGGAGCGGCAATTTGGACGCCATGGCCGGAGAATGGCTGGAAGTGGAATTTTCTTTGCCCAATCGGCAGGCATCCCTTTCTGTAAGTATTTCTGATGGGATTTTGCTTTTATCGGAAACCGTAAGCCAAGCGAATCCGCGTATCCGTTATTTGACCCGGAGGGCAAACCCCACCTTGACTATTACGGCAGATCCGCAGCTGGGTGCTATCCCCTATACTTTGCGTTATGATCTGGCGCGTACGCCTCTGGCGACCATGACCCGCCGGGACGCTAATCTGCTATGGACGGGACTGGCTGGAGTGCCTAACCTCCCGGCTGGCGAGTCAGGTTCTTTGTTGTTGACGGCGCGGGCTCGAAATGGATCTCCCCTCCGTTCGGAGACCTTGCCCGTTACAGGGAACTCCAAGTTCAGCCACTTGGTGAATCTGCCTGATTTTGATATCTGGGCCTTTGGGCGGGCGGAACACTTTGAGGTGACTGTTGGAAAAACTCTACCTTTCGGGCTGGTAGGGTTGAGCGCCAATATTTCGGGCTTAAATGCATTTTCCACGCCTCCTGCTCACGGCAGGCATGCCGTGTATGGGCGTTTTTCCAACAAGGGGAATGCCGTTGCATTTTATGTCAGAAATCACGAAGCGAGAGAAGTAAATGGTACCATTGAGGCTTGGGAGGGCGAAGGGACCGGATGGCTCGGGGCGGCCAACCGGGTTGTAAATACGAGTGTAACTCTCGCTCCCCGTGAACTCCGGTTTTTTTCCTGGGGAGCGCCGCCGCTTCCTTATCTCAGAGTTCCTGGTCAGTTTGCCATTGATTTTGGCTCCGCCAGAGTGAGTCTTGAGGCGTGCTTTGTAGATCGTTCTTCTTCAGAAATGGTGCCTGCTGCCGGAGAGTTCGGGCGGGAGTTTCTGCTCTCCCATTATCCCAATGCCGAAGGGTGGGGGACGACCCTGCATATTTTGAACCCTTGGGCCACGACGGTGGAAGTGGGCATCGAGACTGCGGACGGACGGCGTCTGCGTACAGTTTTTGTGCCGCCTCGCCGTTTAGTGGAGATCGAAACCGCTTCTTTGCCCGTAACAGGGCAGACGTTGCATGTGCGTTCGGATGTAAGTATGGCGGCCCATGCCTGTTACCAAGCCAGCGGAGGAGACTGGGCCATGCTGCCTCTTTCCCGTCCGGATCAGGCCAGAACGGAAATCCTGGTGCCGCATTTGCCGGACGCGCCATGGTGGGCGGGAGTGATTCTGGATAATGCCAATGCGGGGGCGTGCGAAGTCGTGCTGGAGTATTTTGGAGCATCCGGCGAGATGCTGCGCTCCGAGCGGCGGGTACTGGATGCGTATGAACCCTGGGTTTTTACGGCCGCACGTTCTCCGGAAAAAGTATACTTAAAGGTTCGGTCCTCCGCGCCTTTGGGCTGCGGCGTATTGTACGGCTCGGATAATTTATCGGCGGTGGCGGGCTATACGCCGTAACGCGTTGAAGCTCTATTGCTGATCGAATAATAAGGGAAACCATGAAGAAATTGTGTTTGTTTTGTCTGTTGTTGTGCTGGAGCGTGAACGCTCTGGCCCTGGAAATCGCCGCGACCGCTGATTTGCGGGGCACCGTTGAACCATGTCCTGGTTGACAGGGGGCCTCTTACGGGGGAGCGGCCAGGCTGGCGGCTGTATTCAAGGAACTGAAGAAGAATAACGATCTGCTCGTAGTGGATGCGGGTGGTGTAAATTCCGGTTCACCGAAGATTGTGGAGCAGGAACGGTCAGGAGTTCTGCTGAAGCTCATGGACGCCATGGGCTATTCCCTGCTGAATCTCACGGCCGGAGACATTGCCTTGATGGGCAAGGGTTTCCTGAAGGAGACGGCGATTCTGTCTGCCAACTTTCAGGGGCAAAACGCCTCCTTCAGGGTGCTCAGGGAATTTGATCACACGGACGCCCAAGGCCGGAAGTTTCGCTTTTTCGGCGCATATGACGGCCCGGACCCGCGTTTTTCAAGTGCCCGGGAATGGCTGGCCGCCGCGACTCTTCCCGCGGATCGGACATGCGTGCTTCTTTACTACGCAGACCGGCAGCCTGATGCGGAAACGAAAGGGTTTCTGAAAAAATTCGATGCGGTCATCGCCAATGTAAATCTTCCGGAAGATGTACCTGCCTTCGTCCCATTGGCCAAAGGAAAGCAGGTGGCGGTACTGAGTGTACAGGACAAGAAACGGGTCAGCGGCCGCGACATCCTTGTGGATGAACATGTTATCGGCGATCCGGAAATGCTCGACTTGGCCTGGCGGGAGCAGTCGGCGCTTTCCAAGCGTGTGGACGAACTGGAGCGTACGCAGTACTTGCGTATGAGCCCGGAAGAATTCATCAAATCCTACCAGAAGGAATCCCAATGAGATTGAAGACGTTATTGTGTCTGCTGTGTTGTGTGGCACTCTGGGCCTGTGGCGACAAGATGACGGAAGAAGGATTGCGCGAGGCGGCTACGGCCTACGTGGCGGCCATGGAAACCGGGGATGCGGATACCCTGCGCAAGTATGAATTTCCGGATGTGGATGTGCCCCTGGCCATGTCCAAAATGAAAGCGAGCTATTCCAATCTGAGACTGGACAGTGTGAACGCCACGGGAAGCGAGGGCCGGGTGACGATTAATGCCACCGTCTCCATGTTTGGGGCCCGGCTTGAAGTGCCGTTGCAGCAGCAATGGCAGTATGTGGACGGCGGCTGGAAGCTGGTTCGCAAACCCATGAAGTTTGGTTTCGACAGCAAATAGGTCCGATTGTGCTCTATTACCGGGCCGTGAATGCCCAGGGCGAGATTGTCACGGGCTCGCATCCCGCCGCCGGGGGGGAGCGGGATGTGATCCTGCACTTGCAGGCTCAGGGGCTGACGCCTCTGCGTGTACAGGCTTCGCCTTTCACGGCCGGCCGGGGCGGAGCGGCATCCCGGCGGCGGAAGAAAATTCCTTCGGCACGTAGTGGGCGAAAGTGGGATATCACCCTGTTCCCCTCGCGTCTGTCCCCGCGTGATCTCATCACCTTTGCCCAGGATGTGGCCGTGCTGCTGGAGTCGGGCATTTCCCTGGCCAGAGGACTGCATATTCTTCAGGACCTGAATGCGCATCGCCGCAATCTGCACGCTCTGCTCGCGCGTGTGCATGAGGATCTGCGTGAGGGCTCTCCCTTCTGGGAGGCTCTGGACAGGCAGCGCCCCAAGGTGCCGCCGGTGTTCGTATCCATGGTCCGGGCCGGAGAGACGGGCGGAGCGCTGCCGCTTATCCTGAACCGTCTGGCCGCTTACTTGGAGGACATGCAGGAGCTGAAGGAATTCCTGCGCGGAGCCATGATCTATCCGGCTATCCTGACCGTGACCTCCCTTGTGTCTCTGGTAGTGATGCTGATTGTGGTCGTGCCCAGATTCGCCCAGGTATTTACGGACATGGGCATGGAGCTTCCGGCCGTGACTCAGTTCATGTTCACTGCCGGGGAAATCATGCAGCGGCGGTGGTGGGTGATGCTGCTGGCGCTGGCGGGGATCGTCATGAGTCTGGTTCTGGCCCTGCGTACGAATCAGGGACGGCAGACCTGGGACCGGGTGGTGCTGCGTCTGCCAGGCATCGGCGGATTCAAGCGCAAGATTGAAATTGCCCGCTTTTGCCGCACCCTGGGCACTCTTCTGGACAGCGGAGTCCCCATTTTGCAGTCCATGCGGATCGTACGCGGGGTGGTTATGAATTCCCTGCTGAACCAAGCCATCGGGCAGGCCCATGACGATCTGAAGCAAGGTATGGTGCTGTCCGCCGCCCTGGAGAAATCCGGGCTCTTCCCGCCTCTGGCCGTGAACATGGTCGGCGTGGGCGAGGAAACGGGCCGGCTGGGGATGATGCTCGATAAGGTCGGTCAGCTTTACGACAAGGAGCTGAAAAAGGGTGTCAAGGTGTTCAGCTCCTTTTTCGAGCCCATGGTGCTTCTGGTCATGGGCACCCTCATCGGCGGGATGGTCATCTCCATGCTGCTGGCCATCTTCAGCATCAACGACATGAAAATGTAGGAAATGCCGTCGCGCGGTTTGGCTTCTGTTTTTCCGAAACATTGTTTTGCCTGGAAAATCGCCGCATTATCACCCGCCACGCTTTATATGATACGCCGCTGGACGCCGCGCTATTCCGCCCTTAAGAAAGCATCATGCCCATCTCCATTTTCCAACCTTGAAGAAACGGGGAATCTCTCATGAACAAACACGCTTCCCAGGGTTTCTCCCTGATCGAACTGCTGATCGTCATGGTCATCATGGGCCTGCTGGCCGGTCTGGTCGGCCCTCAGCTTTTCGGAAAGGTCGGCACCGCCAAAACGGGCTCGGCCCGGACGCAGATCGAAATGCTGGGCACGGCCCTTGATTCCTACCGCCTGGACAACAGCATGTATCCCACCAGCTCTCAGGGGCTGAACGCCCTGCGCGAGAAACCGCAGGGTGTGGACACCTGGCGCGGCCCTTACCTGCGCAAGCCCGTCCCCAAAGACCCCTGGGACCGCCCGTACATCTACAAGAGTCCGGGTGATCACGGCCCCTACGACCTGTCCAGTCTGGGGCTGGACGGCCAGCCCGGCGGCGAGGATGAAAACGCCGATGTCAACAGCTGGGAGAACTGACGCCTCCGGCTTCACCCTGGTGGAGCTGATGGTGGTGCTGTTTCTCATGGCCCTGTTCGCCTCTCTGGTTTTCGGTCTGAATGCGCGCCAGCGGGACAGTCTGGCCTTGCGCGATTTCGGGGTGAGTCTGGTCGCTTATCTGCAACTGGCGCGCAGCACCGCGTTGACGGAAGGCCGCCCGGCGCAGTGTCTGCTGAACCGTGAAACGGGCCGTATTTCCTGTACGCTGCTTCCCAGAACGTTGTCCCTGCCCCGTGGTATGCAGCTTGCCGTGGATGGGATCACAGACCAGAGCCGGAATCTGCTGCTCATGGAGTACTTCATGGATGGCTCGGCCCTGGGCGGTGTTTTGACGCTGCGCTACAGAGACGACGCGGTTCGCGTCGAGGTGGACCCGCTGCTGGGAGTGACGACATTCCGGTTCGAGGAGAGCCCGGATGCGGATATTTCCTGAACGCCTTCGCTTTGCGTGTTTCCCCCTGATTTTTCGTGTCTCTTCTGGACGTCGGCCCCCGGCGGGTGCACCCGTCCATTGCCGGGGCATTCGTTGCACGGCCTTCACTTCCGGTGGCTTCACGCTGCTGGAAGCCCTCATTGCCTTGGTTATCGTGGGCGTATCTCTTGGAGTCCTCTTTCAGGTGGTGTCCGGCAGTATTAATCTGAGTCTGCACGGACGGGAGTTGTTCGTGATTACGGCCGAAGCCCAGGCCGTATTCGACGCCGTGGCTCCCCGGTCTCTGCCCTGGGAAGAGCTGGAATGGAGCAACAGCACGGAAACCGGGGAATGGACGCTGACTCTGCATCCGGTCATTCTCCGGGACGCTTTCGAGCGGACGGGCGTTACGGGCGGGCATGATCTGTTCAAGCTGGTCTTCGATTACCGCGATCTGGCCTCGGACCGGGCGGTCCGCCTTTTTTCCTATCGCCGGGAACCGCAGGACCGGCTGCATGTTTTCCTGGAGAAAAACCGGGAGCATGTGGTCTGGGACGAACATGACCGGTTCGCGGAGTTCCTCACGCCATGAAGGGGACGCACGGGTTCACGCTGCTGGAAATGATCGTGTCCATGGTCATTGTCAGCGTCATCGTGCTTGCGGTGTACACGGCCTATTCCACCGTGACGCGTACCTGGAGCGCGAGCCAGGAGCAGACCGCGCGGTTCAGGCTGGAGGCCGTGAGCACGCGCTTATTGGTGGAAGACTGGAAGGCTCTGAGGTCCTATACGTTTTCCACGGAGCGGGGGGTATATCCCTTTCTCTTTGGGAGCGCGGACCGGCTGGCTTACGTGACGACGCACGGCCTGGGCGCGCACAGAAGCGTGCGGGGAGGACTTTTCTTCACTCTGCTTTTCATTGAACCCACGGAACAGGGTGTGGCGCTGTATTGCTACAAAACCGACGTGCCGGAGGTGGATTTTTCGGAGCTGGTGCGCCTGTATCAGGCTGGCGGCCAGGATGCTGCGGTGGCGTCCATTGAAAAAGATTTGCTGGACAGGTCCGTGCTGCTCAAAGAAGCCGACGAGGCCGCTTTTTCTTTTGATGCGACGAACGAAACCGCGCTCCCCGAGGAAGAGGAGTCCGTGCTGGAGCCGCACGATCTGGAACTTCTGCCCTCGGAGCGGTGGACAGAGAAAGAGCCTCCGCTGCGCATACGTCTGAGCCTGCGCCGGGGAGATGAGTTCGGGTTCATCGAGGTCACCCGGCCGGTGCCGGATAATTCCACCAATGCCACGGGTTCCGCCAATTCCACCGAGGCGAGGACCAGAATCGAACTGGAGGGGGAATGAGGGCGGCGTACGGGGAGCGGGGTTTCGTGCTCATGGCGGTGCTGTGGCTCATCGCCCTTTTCACCATAGTGGCGCTGGGCTACGCGCGGACCACCCGCTACAAGACGCAGGAGCTGGTCAACGAACTGCGTCTGATGCGGGAAAATCATCTCTTTGCCAGCGCCCTGGAAATCGCGGCCGCGCGGTACGAGCTGTACACCCTGAACCGTCAGCGTTTTCTCTCTTCGGGCCTGGAGGACAGCCTGACGAAGGAGCAGCGTTCGGTCATGTGGTATCCCCGGCACGAGGCCTATCCTCTGGAGATGGAAGGCGAGGAATTTTTCGTGCGCTTGGAACCTGTCGGCGGTCGTATCTCGCTCAGGGCCATGACGCCGGAACTGTGGTTTTCGATCCTGGAAGCCTGTGGAGTGGCGGACGAGGAGGCCCGGCTGGCCATCATGGCCGCCGTGGCCGACTGGGAAGATGCGGATAATCTGCTGCATCTGGACGGAGCCGAAGGTGATTACTATGCGGGCCTGTCCGTACCGTACGCGTGCAAGAACGCACCGATGGAGCATATCGAGGAGCTCCTGCTGGTGCGCGGAGTGACGCCGGATGTTTTCTACGGCACACCGGATCATCCGGGTTTGCGGGATTTTCTGGACGTGGGGGGCGAAAGCGCCAAGCTCGATATCAACAGTGCCCCGCCCATGACCTTTCATATCGCTCCCAGCCTGACTCCGGAAGAGCTCGATGCTATCGTGGCTTTGCGCCGGGAAAATCCGATCATGGCGATGACCGAGGCTTACGAGGAGACCGGTCTGGTGGCGGCTTCGGAACTTGACCGTTTTTTCCATGTACTGCACAACCCCCAAAGTGTTGTGGCGCGGGTGGCCCGTCATCCCGATCCCGGACCGGGAGTTCGGACAGGCACGAGGATGCTGAGCGAGTGAAGAAATTTGACTGGACCGTGTTTTTTCCCGGGCAGATGACCTTTCTGCTCCTGCCCGGAGAGCTGATCGGTGTGCGTTCCGTTCATGTGGGCGGCCGTGGC
Above is a window of Desulfomicrobium orale DSM 12838 DNA encoding:
- a CDS encoding type II secretion system F family protein, coding for MLYYRAVNAQGEIVTGSHPAAGGERDVILHLQAQGLTPLRVQASPFTAGRGGAASRRRKKIPSARSGRKWDITLFPSRLSPRDLITFAQDVAVLLESGISLARGLHILQDLNAHRRNLHALLARVHEDLREGSPFWEALDRQRPKVPPVFVSMVRAGETGGALPLILNRLAAYLEDMQELKEFLRGAMIYPAILTVTSLVSLVVMLIVVVPRFAQVFTDMGMELPAVTQFMFTAGEIMQRRWWVMLLALAGIVMSLVLALRTNQGRQTWDRVVLRLPGIGGFKRKIEIARFCRTLGTLLDSGVPILQSMRIVRGVVMNSLLNQAIGQAHDDLKQGMVLSAALEKSGLFPPLAVNMVGVGEETGRLGMMLDKVGQLYDKELKKGVKVFSSFFEPMVLLVMGTLIGGMVISMLLAIFSINDMKM
- the gspG gene encoding type II secretion system major pseudopilin GspG; the protein is MNKHASQGFSLIELLIVMVIMGLLAGLVGPQLFGKVGTAKTGSARTQIEMLGTALDSYRLDNSMYPTSSQGLNALREKPQGVDTWRGPYLRKPVPKDPWDRPYIYKSPGDHGPYDLSSLGLDGQPGGEDENADVNSWEN
- a CDS encoding prepilin-type N-terminal cleavage/methylation domain-containing protein, giving the protein MSTAGRTDASGFTLVELMVVLFLMALFASLVFGLNARQRDSLALRDFGVSLVAYLQLARSTALTEGRPAQCLLNRETGRISCTLLPRTLSLPRGMQLAVDGITDQSRNLLLMEYFMDGSALGGVLTLRYRDDAVRVEVDPLLGVTTFRFEESPDADIS
- a CDS encoding type II secretion system protein → MRIFPERLRFACFPLIFRVSSGRRPPAGAPVHCRGIRCTAFTSGGFTLLEALIALVIVGVSLGVLFQVVSGSINLSLHGRELFVITAEAQAVFDAVAPRSLPWEELEWSNSTETGEWTLTLHPVILRDAFERTGVTGGHDLFKLVFDYRDLASDRAVRLFSYRREPQDRLHVFLEKNREHVVWDEHDRFAEFLTP
- a CDS encoding prepilin-type N-terminal cleavage/methylation domain-containing protein, with the translated sequence MKGTHGFTLLEMIVSMVIVSVIVLAVYTAYSTVTRTWSASQEQTARFRLEAVSTRLLVEDWKALRSYTFSTERGVYPFLFGSADRLAYVTTHGLGAHRSVRGGLFFTLLFIEPTEQGVALYCYKTDVPEVDFSELVRLYQAGGQDAAVASIEKDLLDRSVLLKEADEAAFSFDATNETALPEEEESVLEPHDLELLPSERWTEKEPPLRIRLSLRRGDEFGFIEVTRPVPDNSTNATGSANSTEARTRIELEGE
- a CDS encoding general secretion pathway protein GspK, which translates into the protein MRAAYGERGFVLMAVLWLIALFTIVALGYARTTRYKTQELVNELRLMRENHLFASALEIAAARYELYTLNRQRFLSSGLEDSLTKEQRSVMWYPRHEAYPLEMEGEEFFVRLEPVGGRISLRAMTPELWFSILEACGVADEEARLAIMAAVADWEDADNLLHLDGAEGDYYAGLSVPYACKNAPMEHIEELLLVRGVTPDVFYGTPDHPGLRDFLDVGGESAKLDINSAPPMTFHIAPSLTPEELDAIVALRRENPIMAMTEAYEETGLVAASELDRFFHVLHNPQSVVARVARHPDPGPGVRTGTRMLSE